One part of the bacterium genome encodes these proteins:
- a CDS encoding DUF3096 domain-containing protein produces MPRETVVTFARLSPLVALIAGILILIIPRLLHERVAFSLIPGGLIGVFGG; encoded by the coding sequence GTGCCGCGCGAGACCGTTGTGACGTTCGCGAGGCTCTCACCGCTCGTCGCGCTCATCGCGGGCATTCTGATTCTCATTATCCCGCGGCTCCTCCACGAAAGGGTCGCCTTCTCCCTCATCCCGGGTGGTCTGATCGGCGTCTTCGGAGGATAA